Proteins encoded together in one Shewanella acanthi window:
- the pspF gene encoding phage shock protein operon transcriptional activator, whose protein sequence is MDNNIQQDNLIGQSNALLEVLEHVSQIAPLSKPVLIIGERGTGKELIAERLHYLSKRWDQSFIKLNCSSLSENLLESELFGHESGSFTGAKGKHEGRFERANGGTLFLDELANTSGLIQEKLLRVIEYGEFERVGGSRTIQTDVRLICAANEDLPSLAEAGEFRADLLDRLAFDVITLPPLRCRQEDIMTLAEYFAVGMARQLKLELFSGFSPQAVEQLMTHTWPGNIRELKNVVERSVYRNGSENRPIDQIILDPFASPYRPISRVKTRERQLTPFGSNAQNAPASTEVLDADKPRQLTVQEAAPNPESQIGGFSFPLDFKEQTEKYEMELIQQALSASQYNQKKTAEILGLSYHQLRGILKKYNLLDKA, encoded by the coding sequence GTGGATAATAACATTCAGCAAGATAACCTTATCGGTCAATCCAACGCCCTGCTCGAAGTGCTCGAACATGTCTCCCAAATTGCACCGCTTTCTAAACCTGTGCTCATTATTGGCGAGCGTGGTACGGGTAAGGAGCTGATTGCTGAGCGGCTACATTATCTATCAAAGCGCTGGGATCAAAGTTTTATTAAGCTCAATTGTTCATCCTTGAGCGAAAACCTACTCGAGAGTGAACTTTTTGGCCATGAGTCGGGCTCATTCACTGGTGCTAAGGGCAAGCATGAAGGCCGCTTTGAGCGCGCTAACGGCGGCACCCTGTTTTTGGATGAGTTAGCAAACACTTCTGGTTTAATCCAAGAAAAACTGCTGCGGGTGATTGAGTACGGTGAGTTTGAACGTGTCGGCGGCAGTCGCACCATTCAGACCGATGTTCGCTTAATTTGCGCTGCTAACGAAGACTTACCGTCACTTGCTGAAGCGGGTGAATTTCGCGCCGACTTGCTCGACCGTTTAGCCTTTGATGTGATCACCCTGCCACCGCTGCGTTGCCGCCAAGAGGACATTATGACCCTCGCGGAATACTTTGCTGTAGGCATGGCGCGCCAGTTAAAACTCGAGTTATTTAGCGGCTTTAGCCCACAAGCGGTCGAGCAATTAATGACCCACACTTGGCCGGGAAATATTCGCGAACTGAAGAACGTCGTCGAGCGTAGCGTCTATCGCAACGGCAGTGAAAACCGCCCTATCGATCAAATTATTCTCGACCCATTTGCATCGCCCTATCGCCCAATCTCGAGGGTGAAGACCCGTGAGCGCCAACTTACCCCGTTTGGCTCAAACGCACAAAATGCACCAGCGAGTACAGAGGTGCTTGATGCAGATAAACCACGCCAACTAACCGTGCAAGAAGCGGCGCCGAACCCAGAGTCTCAAATCGGTGGATTTAGTTTCCCCCTCGATTTTAAGGAGCAGACCGAAAAATATGAGATGGAGCTTATTCAACAAGCCCTGTCAGCAAGCCAATACAACCAGAAGAAAACCGCTGAAATCCTAGGTTTGAGTTATCACCAGCTACGCGGGATCCTCAAAAAATACAATTTGCTCGATAAAGCATAA
- a CDS encoding ABC transporter substrate-binding protein, with the protein MSVLIRRLLLTTAVSCMSCLLVACGPQKLPSGLVYCSEGNPETFNPQLITSGTTIDATSHQIYSRLVDYDTKTGQLVPALATRWSESEDGLSYHFTLRKNVKFQSSSRFTPSRDFNADDVLFSFNRTIDSNHPYHNVSRTGYPFFQSIGFAEQVKHIEKVNDHEVVFHLARKDVSFLSNLATDFAVILSAQYADEQLTAGHPENVDQFAIGTGPFALVQYAKNEYIRYRRHEDYWGERAKVEMLVFDITPKSTVRLAKLITGDCSVSALPKAGELPVIAEHNNLNIESQPGLNVAFWAFNTQKPPLDDVRVRRALAYAVDKQNILRAVYQNTAIEAIGILPPASWAYDSNKSLINYDPPRARELLKEAGVSNLSIDIWAMPVARAYNPNALKTAELIQSDLANIGVKVNIVSYDWSVFSQRLSRDEYDSVLIGWNADNSDPDNFFTPLLSCSAMDSNSNRSRWCNPHFDDILNRAREVTTQTERKLIYQDAEAFLAAQVPMLSLAHAKRVALTRNDIHDMQLTPFGGISFSQTSQATTEAN; encoded by the coding sequence ATGAGTGTGCTGATTAGACGCCTATTGCTCACAACAGCCGTATCCTGCATGAGTTGCTTGTTGGTTGCCTGTGGCCCGCAAAAACTCCCCTCTGGTTTGGTGTATTGCTCCGAAGGCAATCCCGAGACCTTTAATCCGCAGTTAATCACCTCAGGCACCACTATCGATGCCACATCGCATCAGATTTACAGTCGTCTAGTCGACTATGATACCAAAACTGGGCAATTAGTCCCCGCGCTAGCCACCCGCTGGAGTGAGAGTGAAGATGGACTGAGTTACCATTTTACCTTGCGCAAAAACGTCAAGTTCCAAAGCTCCAGTCGATTTACCCCAAGCCGTGATTTTAACGCCGATGACGTGCTGTTTTCATTTAATCGTACTATTGACTCAAATCATCCCTACCATAATGTCTCGCGTACCGGTTATCCCTTCTTCCAAAGTATTGGTTTTGCAGAACAAGTTAAACATATCGAAAAAGTGAATGACCATGAGGTTGTCTTTCATTTAGCCCGCAAGGATGTGTCGTTTTTATCGAACCTTGCCACCGATTTTGCGGTAATACTTTCCGCGCAATATGCCGATGAGCAGCTCACTGCGGGGCATCCTGAAAATGTTGACCAATTCGCCATTGGTACAGGCCCCTTTGCCTTAGTCCAGTACGCTAAAAATGAGTATATTCGCTATCGTCGGCACGAAGACTATTGGGGTGAGAGAGCCAAAGTCGAGATGTTAGTCTTCGACATCACCCCAAAGAGCACAGTACGCTTGGCTAAATTGATCACTGGAGATTGCAGTGTCTCAGCCTTACCTAAGGCGGGTGAGCTACCTGTTATTGCCGAGCATAACAATCTTAATATCGAATCCCAGCCAGGCCTGAATGTTGCCTTTTGGGCCTTTAACACGCAAAAGCCACCGCTGGATGATGTGCGAGTTCGCCGCGCCTTAGCCTACGCAGTCGATAAACAAAACATCCTGCGTGCCGTATATCAAAATACGGCGATTGAAGCGATTGGCATACTGCCTCCTGCCTCTTGGGCCTACGACAGTAATAAATCCCTGATTAACTATGACCCGCCAAGGGCGCGTGAATTACTTAAAGAAGCCGGGGTGAGCAATCTTAGCATCGATATTTGGGCAATGCCTGTGGCACGCGCCTACAACCCGAATGCCCTTAAGACTGCAGAGCTTATTCAGTCGGATCTTGCCAATATCGGCGTTAAAGTGAATATCGTCAGTTACGATTGGAGCGTGTTCAGTCAACGCTTAAGCCGCGATGAATATGACTCGGTACTCATAGGTTGGAACGCAGATAACAGCGATCCCGATAACTTTTTCACCCCGCTACTGAGTTGCTCGGCAATGGATTCCAACAGTAACCGCTCTCGTTGGTGTAATCCGCACTTCGATGACATCTTAAATCGCGCCCGTGAAGTAACCACTCAAACGGAACGAAAATTAATCTATCAAGATGCCGAAGCCTTCTTGGCGGCCCAAGTACCAATGCTGAGTCTAGCCCACGCTAAACGGGTCGCCCTCACCCGTAACGATATCCATGATATGCAATTGACGCCCTTTGGCGGGATATCTTTCTCACAAACGAGCCAAGCCACGACGGAGGCAAACTGA
- a CDS encoding ABC transporter permease: MLRYLFRRLNLFLATSLVMIGVLFYATNLFPVDQSFALSGIHTPSESQLEQINHDYKLDSNKAMQFVAYMHQRLTGNLGVSVTSQQDVLTELSSVLPASFELALMAGFIAILLGVPLGVLASQSQHKLTQNTIMAVTLTGYSVPVFWLGLNLSLWFGVDLGWLPISGQINLLYEIRPVTGFMLIDTLLSDSEYAMPAFKDALLHIILPATTLAVLPFTVVVRSTRSAMMNVMNQTYIRAAEARGMHTGTIILRHALPNALIPVLRHLGLMLGAFASYAIVVEMIFAWPGVGSWLVSGIYQRDYTVMQGGILAVSLLIIFLSILIEVLHTVFNPLSRKELYASN; the protein is encoded by the coding sequence ATGCTGAGATACCTTTTTCGGCGCCTCAATCTGTTTTTGGCCACATCGTTAGTGATGATTGGTGTGCTGTTTTACGCCACCAATTTATTCCCTGTCGATCAAAGCTTCGCCCTATCTGGCATCCATACACCGAGCGAATCCCAACTTGAACAAATCAACCATGATTACAAGTTAGACAGTAATAAAGCGATGCAGTTTGTCGCCTACATGCACCAGAGACTGACAGGCAATTTAGGGGTATCAGTTACCTCACAACAGGATGTATTGACCGAGCTGAGCTCCGTGCTTCCGGCATCATTCGAACTGGCGCTAATGGCAGGTTTTATTGCTATTTTGCTTGGTGTGCCGCTTGGGGTTTTGGCCTCCCAAAGCCAACATAAACTAACCCAAAACACCATTATGGCCGTGACGCTGACGGGCTATTCGGTACCCGTATTCTGGCTAGGGCTCAACCTGTCACTTTGGTTTGGGGTCGATTTAGGATGGTTACCTATTTCAGGCCAAATCAACCTTTTATACGAAATCCGCCCCGTCACTGGCTTTATGTTGATAGATACCCTGTTATCGGATTCCGAATATGCGATGCCTGCCTTTAAGGATGCGCTGCTGCACATCATTTTGCCCGCCACCACACTCGCCGTGTTACCTTTCACGGTAGTGGTTCGTAGCACCCGTTCGGCGATGATGAATGTCATGAACCAAACCTACATCCGCGCCGCAGAAGCAAGGGGTATGCACACCGGCACCATTATTTTGCGCCATGCGCTGCCAAACGCACTGATCCCAGTATTGAGACACTTGGGCCTGATGCTAGGCGCCTTTGCAAGCTACGCCATTGTGGTAGAAATGATTTTTGCATGGCCAGGGGTAGGTTCTTGGCTAGTATCGGGAATTTATCAGCGCGATTATACTGTGATGCAGGGCGGGATTTTGGCCGTGTCCCTACTGATCATCTTTTTAAGTATTTTGATTGAAGTGTTGCACACTGTCTTTAATCCATTGAGTAGAAAAGAGCTGTATGCCTCCAATTAA
- a CDS encoding ABC transporter permease subunit: MPPIKIYQEDRIASPMMRVWQNFSANPFALAGLWTIVCLLLLTVFGPMIAPFSPEYQDPRALLLPPSWDPSGTVNYFLGTDDLGRDIFSRLLHGAHLTFGMALMIVGTALGMGFIIGSISGMMKGIKSSILGHLLDALLSIPSLLMAILVVAVTGPGLENVFWAVGIALTPQFVRAIHQSVHEELQKEYVTAAKLDGANAIQIFWYVIMPNVWEVVIIQTTLAISAAILDIAALGFLNLGAQAPSPEWGAMVAQGMDNLLTAPWTVTIPGLAILFSVLAINLVGDGLRSALAPIRN, from the coding sequence ATGCCTCCAATTAAAATTTATCAGGAAGACCGCATCGCATCGCCGATGATGCGAGTTTGGCAAAACTTTTCGGCAAACCCCTTTGCCCTCGCGGGGCTATGGACTATTGTTTGCTTGCTGCTCCTGACCGTGTTTGGCCCGATGATTGCCCCCTTCTCGCCCGAATATCAGGATCCTCGAGCATTATTACTCCCGCCCTCTTGGGATCCATCCGGCACGGTGAATTATTTCCTCGGCACAGATGACCTTGGACGTGACATTTTCAGCCGCTTGCTTCACGGCGCGCATTTAACCTTTGGTATGGCGCTGATGATTGTCGGCACCGCGCTTGGCATGGGATTTATCATCGGCTCAATTTCCGGCATGATGAAAGGCATAAAATCGAGCATTCTTGGCCATTTATTAGATGCATTGCTCTCCATTCCGTCCTTACTTATGGCTATTTTAGTTGTTGCCGTTACTGGGCCAGGACTTGAAAATGTGTTCTGGGCCGTGGGCATTGCCCTAACGCCGCAATTTGTTCGTGCAATTCACCAATCCGTGCATGAAGAGTTGCAAAAGGAATATGTGACTGCAGCAAAGCTCGATGGCGCTAACGCGATTCAGATTTTCTGGTATGTGATTATGCCAAACGTGTGGGAAGTCGTGATCATTCAAACCACGCTGGCGATTTCTGCCGCCATTTTGGATATTGCAGCGCTGGGTTTCTTAAACCTAGGCGCTCAGGCACCAAGCCCTGAGTGGGGTGCAATGGTCGCACAAGGAATGGACAACCTGTTAACCGCACCTTGGACCGTCACTATTCCAGGGCTTGCAATCCTCTTTAGTGTGCTTGCCATTAACTTGGTCGGCGATGGCTTAAGATCGGCGCTTGCGCCCATCAGAAACTAA
- a CDS encoding peptide ABC transporter ATP-binding protein has protein sequence MPLLDVRNLTIELDTPHGRVRALEKVSLTLNAGEIHGLVGESGSGRSLLARAILGIAGPNWTITADRMMWDGQNLMTMSSKERRNLMGSDIAMIFQDPSGSLDPSQTVGSQLIQAMPKNPKSYFWQKHKHAKQTAQKWLHKVGIKNPQKVMSSYAWELSEGECQKVMIAMAIANQPRLLIADEPTNSMELSTQAQIFRLLSQLNQLQNVSILIISHELETLAQWCDHLSVLYCGQVMESGPTEEMIQQPYHPYTKALLDNMPDYSSLGARKAIMPTLPGSAPALQHLPIGCRLGPRCPEAQKKCVNQPSLSHLRDRYFACHFPYHSETTNDDTTA, from the coding sequence ATGCCACTACTCGACGTACGTAATCTTACCATCGAACTCGACACCCCTCACGGCAGAGTGCGAGCGCTTGAGAAGGTAAGCCTTACCCTCAACGCGGGGGAAATCCACGGCTTAGTGGGCGAATCGGGCTCGGGTCGAAGCCTGCTCGCGCGGGCCATTTTAGGCATTGCGGGCCCCAATTGGACAATTACCGCCGATCGCATGATGTGGGATGGTCAAAACCTGATGACCATGAGTTCGAAGGAGCGGCGTAACTTGATGGGCTCGGATATCGCGATGATTTTCCAAGACCCATCGGGCAGCCTCGACCCTTCACAAACCGTCGGCAGCCAACTCATTCAGGCAATGCCAAAAAATCCCAAGTCCTATTTTTGGCAAAAACACAAACATGCCAAACAAACGGCGCAAAAGTGGCTACACAAAGTGGGGATTAAGAATCCACAAAAAGTGATGTCGAGCTACGCTTGGGAGCTGTCTGAGGGCGAATGCCAAAAGGTCATGATTGCAATGGCGATTGCTAACCAGCCACGCTTGTTAATTGCTGACGAACCAACAAACTCGATGGAACTGAGCACTCAGGCGCAAATTTTTCGCCTGTTATCCCAGCTAAACCAACTTCAAAACGTGTCGATTTTAATTATTAGTCACGAGCTAGAGACACTCGCCCAATGGTGCGATCATCTATCCGTACTTTATTGTGGTCAGGTGATGGAATCGGGACCAACCGAGGAGATGATCCAGCAGCCCTACCATCCCTATACCAAGGCTTTGCTGGATAATATGCCGGATTACTCTTCACTCGGCGCACGTAAAGCCATTATGCCAACGTTGCCAGGCTCTGCCCCCGCACTGCAGCATTTACCCATTGGTTGTCGCCTTGGACCACGGTGCCCTGAAGCGCAAAAAAAATGTGTTAATCAGCCAAGTTTGAGTCATTTACGTGACCGCTACTTTGCCTGCCATTTCCCATACCACAGTGAAACGACGAATGACGACACCACTGCTTAA
- a CDS encoding peptide ABC transporter ATP-binding protein: MTTPLLKVNDLFKRYDTGYKGFSRQYENALAPVSFELNRGETLAIVGEAGSGKSTLARILVGAEPRSGGEIFFEGEALDSRNIKQRCRLIRMIFQDPNTSLNPRLTIGQLLAEPLRFNSKLPAKERQQQVVDTLRKVGLLPEHFDFYPHMISEGQKQRVAVARALMLNPKIIIADEALTALDLSVRSQILNLLLKLQKDLGLSYIFVSHNLNIIRHFSDKIMVLHKGVMVEKAPTEQIFNSPEHEYTQRLVQEQSLFVHKR, translated from the coding sequence ATGACGACACCACTGCTTAAAGTTAACGATCTTTTCAAACGCTATGACACTGGCTATAAGGGCTTTAGCCGCCAGTATGAAAATGCGTTAGCGCCCGTATCCTTTGAGCTCAATCGTGGTGAAACACTCGCCATTGTGGGTGAAGCTGGCTCAGGCAAGAGTACCCTCGCCCGCATTTTAGTCGGCGCGGAACCCCGCAGTGGCGGTGAAATTTTCTTTGAAGGGGAAGCTCTTGATAGCCGCAACATTAAGCAGCGCTGCCGCTTAATTAGGATGATTTTCCAAGATCCGAACACCTCACTCAATCCTCGATTGACTATTGGCCAGTTATTGGCAGAACCGCTTCGCTTTAACAGCAAATTGCCGGCCAAGGAACGCCAGCAACAAGTCGTCGATACCCTGCGTAAGGTGGGTTTGCTCCCCGAGCACTTTGATTTTTACCCGCATATGATTTCTGAGGGGCAAAAACAACGGGTGGCTGTAGCTCGCGCATTGATGTTAAACCCTAAAATCATCATCGCCGATGAGGCATTGACGGCACTTGACCTATCAGTTAGGTCGCAAATTCTTAATCTGCTGCTCAAATTACAAAAAGATCTTGGCCTGTCCTATATTTTCGTGTCCCATAACCTCAATATTATTCGCCATTTCAGCGATAAAATTATGGTGCTACATAAGGGCGTAATGGTTGAGAAAGCACCTACAGAACAGATATTTAACTCCCCTGAGCACGAGTATACCCAAAGGCTAGTACAGGAGCAGAGTCTGTTCGTACATAAACGTTAA
- the fabV gene encoding enoyl-ACP reductase FabV, with translation MIIKPKIRGFICTTTHPVGCEANVQEQIALTKAKGKIANGPKKVLVVGSSSGYGLSSRIAAAFGSDAATIGVFFEKPGTESKPGTAGWYNSAAFDKFAKAEGLYSKSINCDAFSHEAKQKVIELIKQDLGQVDMVVYSLASPVRKLPDSGELIRSSLKPIGEVYTATAVDTNKDCIIEATVEPATEQEIADTITVMGGQDWELWIKALSEAGVLSDNCKTVAYSYIGTELTWPIYWHGALGKAKMDLDRAAHALNAQLAPKGGSANVAVLKSVVTQASSAIPVMPLYIAMVFKKMRQEGLHEGCMEQIYRMFSERLFRADGAKAETDSDNRLRLDDWELREDIQQHCRDLWPQVTTENLSELTDYQEYKAEFIKLFGFGIDSIDYDADVNPYVEFDVIEL, from the coding sequence ATGATTATCAAACCCAAAATTCGTGGATTTATTTGTACCACCACTCATCCAGTTGGTTGTGAGGCCAACGTACAAGAGCAAATCGCGTTAACTAAGGCCAAAGGTAAAATCGCCAACGGTCCTAAAAAAGTACTGGTTGTCGGTTCTTCAAGCGGTTATGGCCTCTCTTCACGTATTGCTGCAGCCTTTGGTAGCGATGCTGCGACCATCGGTGTATTTTTTGAAAAACCAGGCACCGAAAGCAAGCCTGGAACTGCCGGTTGGTACAACTCTGCCGCCTTTGACAAATTCGCCAAAGCCGAAGGTTTGTATTCTAAGAGCATCAACTGCGATGCTTTTAGCCATGAAGCTAAGCAAAAAGTAATTGAACTTATCAAACAAGACCTCGGTCAAGTGGATATGGTGGTTTACTCCCTCGCATCACCTGTGCGTAAATTGCCAGATTCGGGTGAACTTATCCGCTCATCGTTGAAACCTATCGGCGAGGTGTATACCGCCACTGCCGTTGATACCAACAAAGATTGCATCATTGAAGCCACTGTTGAGCCAGCAACTGAGCAAGAGATTGCCGATACCATCACTGTGATGGGCGGCCAAGATTGGGAACTGTGGATCAAAGCACTGTCTGAAGCGGGAGTACTGAGTGACAACTGCAAAACCGTTGCCTACAGCTACATTGGAACCGAACTGACTTGGCCAATCTACTGGCACGGCGCACTGGGCAAGGCAAAAATGGACTTAGACCGCGCTGCTCACGCCTTAAATGCACAATTAGCCCCTAAGGGTGGTAGCGCTAACGTTGCCGTGCTGAAGAGCGTAGTCACTCAGGCAAGCTCTGCAATCCCTGTTATGCCGCTGTACATCGCTATGGTATTCAAAAAAATGCGCCAAGAAGGCTTGCATGAAGGCTGTATGGAGCAAATCTACCGTATGTTCAGTGAGCGTCTGTTCCGTGCCGATGGCGCAAAAGCAGAAACTGACAGCGACAACCGCCTACGTTTAGACGATTGGGAATTGCGTGAAGATATTCAGCAACACTGCCGCGATTTATGGCCTCAAGTGACCACGGAGAATCTGTCAGAGCTTACTGATTATCAAGAATACAAAGCCGAGTTCATTAAACTGTTTGGTTTTGGTATTGACAGCATCGACTACGATGCAGATGTTAATCCATACGTTGAATTCGATGTGATTGAGCTCTAA
- a CDS encoding TOBE domain-containing protein, with translation MSTGVVLTSVVIKTSCERLGLKVGDAAYAVIKASSVVIGIADEASTNLK, from the coding sequence CTGTCAACAGGGGTAGTTTTAACTTCAGTCGTCATAAAAACCTCCTGTGAACGACTAGGGCTCAAAGTAGGCGATGCCGCCTATGCAGTGATTAAAGCCAGCAGCGTAGTGATTGGCATCGCTGACGAAGCGTCAACGAACCTCAAATAA
- a CDS encoding SurA N-terminal domain-containing protein, giving the protein MLEKIREGSQGVIAKGILVLVILSFAFAGVSSYLGSTTDVPAAEVNGDVITKAELEQAYQSERARMEQQLGEMFAALAADEKYLESIKQSVLERLVADKLIDQAATAMGLRISDEQIIAAIKTEPAFQTDGKFDNDRYQAILRQLGYQPTTFRSMMRVDMTRRQLTAALVGTEFVLPSEAKQLAELQNQTRDIRYVVVDSAPFLASATVTDEQVKSYYDANQGQFMSPEKVSLEYVELNAADFAKDSKVTDEEAQTYYDEHKTQYVSSEKRLAAHILVTSGSDDAAAKAKAEDLAKQLDNGADFAALAKTNSEDTLSAEQGGKLDWFEPGVMDPSFDEALFALQKDAHSGVVKTDFGFHIIKLLDIQPGTTVPFADVKAKIVAQLQDKKAVDQFYSLQSKLADTSYEVPDTLAETAKAVGVDIKTTPLFSRDDVPTALNKPDVVKAAFSDAVMLQGLNSEVLELEPNHVVVIRVKEHHDAGTLPFGEVKADISERLKQDQANEAARAKAQELVAQVKAGASDVTLTAKAKLARGEREIDASIVGKAFQMPTPASGAVVDTVALANGYAVVAVDKVNAAESVSDELVNGLKQRLVSQYSEADYRALIESLKSTAKVEYPVEG; this is encoded by the coding sequence ATGTTAGAAAAGATCCGCGAAGGTTCGCAAGGCGTGATTGCTAAGGGCATTCTCGTACTTGTGATTTTATCTTTTGCATTTGCAGGCGTAAGTAGCTATTTAGGCTCTACAACCGACGTTCCTGCCGCAGAAGTCAATGGTGACGTGATCACTAAAGCCGAGTTAGAACAAGCTTACCAGAGTGAACGTGCTCGTATGGAGCAACAACTCGGTGAGATGTTCGCTGCGCTAGCTGCTGACGAAAAATATCTAGAAAGCATAAAGCAGAGCGTACTCGAGCGTTTAGTGGCGGACAAATTAATTGACCAAGCCGCCACTGCCATGGGATTACGTATCTCCGATGAGCAAATTATTGCGGCGATCAAAACGGAACCGGCTTTCCAAACCGACGGTAAATTTGATAATGACCGTTACCAAGCGATTTTGCGTCAATTGGGTTATCAGCCAACGACGTTCCGCAGCATGATGCGTGTTGATATGACTCGTCGCCAGTTAACTGCGGCATTAGTGGGCACTGAGTTCGTACTGCCAAGTGAAGCTAAGCAATTAGCAGAGCTACAAAATCAAACCCGTGATATTCGTTATGTAGTGGTCGATTCAGCGCCGTTCTTAGCAAGTGCAACAGTGACCGATGAGCAAGTTAAGAGCTACTATGATGCAAACCAAGGCCAATTCATGAGCCCTGAGAAGGTGAGCTTAGAGTATGTTGAGCTTAATGCGGCTGACTTTGCCAAAGACAGCAAAGTGACTGACGAAGAAGCGCAAACTTATTACGATGAGCATAAGACACAATATGTTTCGAGTGAAAAACGTTTAGCGGCCCATATCTTAGTGACGTCAGGCAGCGATGACGCAGCTGCTAAAGCAAAGGCTGAAGATTTGGCTAAGCAGTTAGATAATGGTGCGGACTTTGCTGCGCTGGCTAAAACCAACTCTGAGGATACCTTAAGTGCAGAGCAGGGGGGTAAATTAGACTGGTTCGAACCGGGTGTGATGGATCCAAGCTTCGATGAAGCCTTATTTGCGCTGCAAAAGGATGCTCACTCTGGCGTGGTTAAAACCGACTTCGGTTTCCATATCATCAAGCTGTTAGACATTCAGCCAGGTACCACAGTGCCATTTGCTGATGTAAAAGCGAAGATTGTTGCTCAGCTGCAAGACAAAAAAGCGGTTGATCAATTTTACAGCTTACAAAGTAAGTTAGCCGATACCAGCTATGAAGTGCCTGATACTTTAGCTGAAACCGCTAAAGCGGTAGGTGTTGATATCAAAACTACGCCACTGTTCTCACGTGATGATGTGCCCACGGCACTGAATAAGCCTGATGTAGTGAAAGCGGCATTTTCAGATGCAGTGATGTTGCAGGGGTTAAATAGTGAAGTTTTAGAACTTGAACCAAACCACGTTGTTGTTATCCGTGTGAAAGAACATCACGACGCAGGTACGCTGCCATTCGGTGAAGTTAAGGCAGATATCAGCGAGCGTTTAAAGCAAGATCAAGCGAATGAAGCTGCTCGTGCTAAGGCTCAGGAACTTGTTGCTCAGGTAAAAGCAGGTGCCAGCGATGTGACCTTAACAGCTAAAGCCAAGTTAGCTCGCGGCGAACGTGAAATAGATGCATCTATCGTTGGCAAGGCCTTCCAAATGCCAACACCAGCCTCCGGTGCTGTGGTTGACACCGTTGCACTGGCTAATGGTTATGCGGTTGTTGCTGTAGACAAAGTGAATGCTGCGGAGTCGGTGAGCGATGAATTAGTGAACGGCCTGAAACAACGCCTAGTTTCCCAATACAGTGAAGCGGACTACCGCGCGCTGATTGAGTCTCTCAAATCAACTGCTAAGGTTGAGTATCCAGTAGAAGGCTAA
- the hupB gene encoding nucleoid-associated protein HU-beta, translating into MNKSELIEKIASGADISKAAAGRALDSFIAAVTEGLKDGDKISLVGFGTFEVRERAERTGRNPQTGEEIKIAAAKIPAFKAGKALKDAVN; encoded by the coding sequence ATGAACAAATCTGAACTAATCGAGAAAATCGCTTCTGGTGCTGATATTTCTAAAGCCGCTGCAGGCCGTGCACTGGATTCTTTTATCGCTGCTGTGACCGAAGGTCTGAAAGATGGCGATAAAATTTCTCTTGTTGGTTTTGGTACTTTTGAAGTGCGTGAGCGCGCAGAGCGTACTGGTCGCAACCCACAAACGGGTGAAGAGATCAAAATCGCAGCAGCAAAAATCCCTGCTTTCAAAGCAGGTAAAGCTCTGAAAGACGCTGTCAACTAA